One genomic window of Blastopirellula retiformator includes the following:
- a CDS encoding thioredoxin family protein, with translation MPKSALAPRFTPKGAAVALTPGDQEGLPGVDHLVGRIELGPQEMRGEGLLICISRSEAGKPYDTLLVDLNQDGKLNDKAPATTTPNILRGKIWSSFTEVTLPVRHTAGEDGLVDYPVSLWVVVADEAETPDAIRFTRTGFLQGEIKIDDQKYQVVVADANNDGIIAKYDSWAICLVSDDAKAEPPIWRRMSEFTWGGEKAWHIWMNGTDGSSGEILPHDPGITRQEDIENRDFMRVDRMAKQAKEPVPFETDCEVAIKKAADAGKPCFVKFETTWCLPCKQMDAYVFTAQDVVNAVEAEGVVCVKVDGDKHRDLADKLKVTGYPTGILLDPSGEETARYTGYRSVKQMTAFFQTAGE, from the coding sequence GTGCCAAAGTCAGCACTAGCGCCTCGATTTACTCCGAAAGGAGCCGCCGTTGCGCTTACCCCTGGCGATCAGGAAGGCCTGCCTGGCGTCGATCACCTGGTCGGCCGCATTGAGCTCGGGCCGCAAGAAATGCGTGGCGAGGGCCTCTTGATCTGCATTTCTCGCAGTGAAGCGGGCAAGCCGTATGACACGCTGCTAGTCGACCTCAATCAAGACGGCAAGCTCAACGACAAGGCTCCAGCAACCACGACGCCCAACATCCTCCGCGGCAAGATCTGGTCATCGTTTACCGAGGTCACGCTGCCCGTTCGTCATACGGCGGGCGAGGACGGGCTCGTCGACTATCCTGTTTCGCTCTGGGTCGTTGTCGCTGACGAAGCGGAAACCCCCGATGCGATCCGCTTTACCCGCACCGGCTTTCTGCAAGGCGAGATCAAGATTGATGACCAGAAGTACCAGGTGGTGGTCGCTGACGCCAACAACGACGGCATCATCGCCAAGTACGATTCGTGGGCGATTTGCCTGGTTTCGGACGATGCGAAAGCCGAACCGCCAATCTGGCGACGGATGAGCGAGTTCACTTGGGGTGGAGAAAAAGCCTGGCACATTTGGATGAACGGCACCGATGGCTCCTCCGGCGAGATCCTGCCGCACGACCCCGGCATCACTCGCCAAGAAGATATCGAGAATCGCGACTTCATGCGCGTCGATCGCATGGCCAAACAAGCCAAAGAGCCGGTGCCGTTTGAAACCGACTGCGAAGTCGCCATCAAAAAGGCCGCTGATGCCGGCAAGCCTTGTTTCGTAAAGTTTGAGACCACTTGGTGCTTACCCTGCAAGCAGATGGACGCCTACGTCTTTACCGCCCAAGACGTGGTCAACGCGGTCGAGGCCGAGGGAGTCGTCTGCGTTAAAGTCGACGGCGACAAACACCGGGACCTAGCCGACAAGCTGAAAGTCACAGGCTATCCGACCGGTATCCTGCTTGATCCGTCAGGCGAAGAAACGGCCCGCTACACCGGCTACCGCTCGGTGAAGCAAATGACCGCGTTCTTCCAAACCGCCGGCGAGTAA
- a CDS encoding HNH endonuclease: MTISVALRRAIWQRAENRCEYCQMPQDFDPVTFEIDHVIPEKMNGATELQNLCLACFKCNNHKGPNIAAIDPKTSEKAFLFDPRSHNWFEHFRWDGPILRSETPEGRATIELLQVNVGHRVAHRRQLIVEGVFPPGNRA; this comes from the coding sequence ATGACGATATCCGTTGCGCTGCGTCGCGCCATCTGGCAACGAGCGGAGAATCGTTGCGAGTATTGCCAGATGCCGCAAGACTTCGATCCCGTGACGTTCGAGATTGACCACGTCATTCCGGAGAAAATGAATGGCGCGACGGAACTGCAGAACCTTTGTTTAGCGTGCTTCAAATGCAACAATCACAAAGGCCCTAATATTGCTGCGATCGATCCTAAGACAAGTGAAAAGGCGTTTCTGTTTGACCCCCGCAGTCATAACTGGTTTGAACACTTTCGGTGGGATGGGCCGATTCTAAGAAGCGAAACTCCTGAGGGCCGGGCTACTATTGAGCTTCTTCAGGTCAACGTCGGACATCGCGTCGCTCATCGGCGGCAACTCATCGTCGAAGGGGTTTTCCCGCCAGGGAATCGTGCCTAG
- a CDS encoding gamma-butyrobetaine hydroxylase-like domain-containing protein produces MSAFPQELKLLDDGRLWIHWSDDVQLVYPVRMLRERSPDALTMEKARLEAAKPSTDLPILRPEEIAPLKITGMNPIGRYAYQIQFSDGHYSGIYTYEYLYSLGTPAD; encoded by the coding sequence AACTACTCGACGATGGGCGACTTTGGATTCATTGGTCGGACGATGTGCAACTGGTCTATCCAGTCCGCATGCTGCGCGAGCGCAGTCCCGATGCGCTGACCATGGAAAAAGCTCGGCTAGAAGCGGCCAAGCCATCGACCGACCTGCCGATCCTCCGCCCTGAAGAAATCGCCCCGCTGAAGATTACCGGGATGAACCCCATCGGCCGCTACGCCTATCAAATCCAATTCAGCGACGGGCACTACTCCGGCATTTACACCTACGAGTATCTCTACTCACTCGGCACGCCCGCCGACTAG